A region of Paenibacillus sp. 37 DNA encodes the following proteins:
- a CDS encoding restriction endonuclease, which produces MSKNNWFIRAGENAYLFEEFKETQMIAIGWNEVGSLAQVRHIDDVKKRLRNEYPDYKDGKVNITAGQLIRFANEMKVGDLVVTYNPQTREYLIGEITSDYEFGEGVISDKNHYRKVLWNGLVNRDVLTANTRNSLGSIMTLFALQNETVKELIHFLKSKSAESFESQPEETEKEQAELDTIKEDVIERAHEFIKDKFNHLDWEEMQSLVAGVLRGMGYKTRISVKGPDRGRDIIASPDGLGLQQPRIMVEVKHRKNAMGSNEIRSFIGGLRPGDQGVYVSTGGFTREAKYEAERSNIPVSLVDADLLVELINQHYDAFDSEAKSLMPLKKIYWPL; this is translated from the coding sequence ATGAGTAAAAATAATTGGTTTATTAGAGCCGGAGAGAATGCATATCTCTTCGAAGAGTTCAAAGAAACACAAATGATAGCCATTGGTTGGAATGAAGTAGGTTCATTGGCCCAAGTAAGACATATCGATGATGTGAAGAAGCGACTTCGTAACGAGTATCCTGACTATAAGGATGGCAAAGTAAATATAACAGCGGGCCAGTTAATCAGATTTGCTAATGAAATGAAAGTAGGAGATTTGGTTGTTACATATAATCCTCAAACACGCGAGTATCTGATTGGGGAAATTACGTCAGACTATGAATTTGGTGAAGGGGTTATTTCCGACAAAAATCACTATAGAAAGGTGTTGTGGAACGGGCTAGTTAATCGAGATGTTTTAACAGCGAACACACGGAATTCCCTAGGTTCGATAATGACTCTTTTTGCATTGCAAAATGAAACAGTGAAGGAACTGATCCATTTTTTGAAATCCAAAAGTGCTGAGTCTTTTGAATCACAACCGGAAGAGACTGAGAAAGAACAGGCAGAACTAGATACAATCAAGGAAGATGTAATTGAAAGAGCACATGAATTTATAAAGGACAAATTCAATCATTTAGATTGGGAAGAAATGCAGAGTCTGGTAGCTGGTGTCTTAAGAGGCATGGGATACAAAACAAGAATATCTGTAAAAGGGCCTGATCGCGGAAGAGATATTATTGCATCGCCAGATGGTTTGGGGCTACAACAGCCTAGAATTATGGTGGAAGTCAAACATAGGAAAAACGCGATGGGTTCCAATGAAATTCGAAGTTTTATCGGAGGATTAAGACCCGGTGATCAAGGGGTTTATGTTTCAACAGGTGGATTTACCAGAGAGGCTAAATATGAAGCAGAACGTTCTAACATTCCAGTATCTTTGGTAGATGCAGATCTACTGGTAGAGCTGATTAATCAGCATTATGATGCATTTGATTCAGAGGCTAAATCATTAATGCCCCTAAAGAAGATATATTGGCCTCTATAA
- a CDS encoding glycoside hydrolase family 2 TIM barrel-domain containing protein, with amino-acid sequence MNQKRLFNDGWQFVKSKLDVTEPAGLVYEPVELPHDWLIYNTLELYEDSIGWYRKTFHYTKDEQQLLLCFDGVYMDSSVYVNGQLVGEWKYGYSAFEHEITNALVEGENEILVKVVHQSPNSRWYSGAGIYRNVWLKTRDRNHIVTDGTYVSIKQQPGGWQVEVDTELNLEQNQQAELVHTIRYEGQVVASNQANVAVSVGENAVVSTDSQQIIVQNPNLWSPDAPHLYELVTELKLISEDQSEEIIEAVSQRIGFKDVKLDPSEGFYLNGVHTKMNGVCEHHDLGALGAAFNLTALRRRFVLLKEMGVNAIRTAHNMPAKEFMELADEMGMLVVSEAFDMWERAKTPYDYARFFPEWAHTDVKSWVKRDRNHVSLIMWSIGNEIYDTHADERGQEVTRMLMDYVLEFDPKGNAGVTIGSNYMPWENAQKCADIVKLAGYNYAEKYYDQHHAEHPDWIIYGSETSSVVQSRGIYHFPFEQPILADDDEQCSALGNSTTSWGAKSAEYCILAERDRPYSLGQFLWTGFDYIGEPTPYHTKNSYFGQLDTATFPKDAYYIYQAAWTDYKKNPMVHLFPYWDFNPGQIIDVRVCSNAPKIELQLNGETIGTYDIDHAHGTQLSGWWKVPYEEGELKAIAYDENGVVIATDVQRSFTDAKKIRLQADREQLQASGKDLIFVEITVKDEAGNPVHNANNRVQVQVSGAGRLLGLDNGDSTDYDPYKGLSRRLFSGKLMAIIGATNEAGTVQIEVSSEGLEGATAEYKVQVVDTTDVDGDKKEIHSVFMVNEERPVLTGSAQEIPLRKIEIISESGQLLDPSNPELVVTVKLYPENTSYRDIEWAAVNDGGIESNIAKVEVLPAGTDGNGENQHTVKVSAIGDGAFRLRATSTNGTDKTKLISQLEFKAEGLGTAYKDPYGFITGGLYDYTKGEVGNGNERGVATSRDGETHVGFRNIDFGPYGSDTITIPIFALSSEEYFIQIWEGMPDEEGSTMIADVVYDKESKWNVYQEETYKLSKRLSGITSICFVLKQKIHIKGFSFEPQSRAFEQNAAASCDHLYGDTFKIEGDRVEGIGNNVSLEFENMDFTAEGTSKLVIHGHSPIDKNTIHIRFAGEDGQSNQLVEFTQSEGYEERVFELGRVTGVQKVIFIFLPGSQFDFDWFRFEK; translated from the coding sequence ATGAATCAGAAGAGGCTTTTTAATGATGGATGGCAATTTGTGAAAAGTAAGCTGGACGTTACGGAACCTGCGGGTCTGGTGTATGAACCTGTGGAGCTTCCCCATGATTGGCTGATATATAATACGCTTGAACTGTATGAAGACAGCATTGGATGGTACCGTAAGACGTTCCATTACACGAAGGATGAGCAGCAGCTTTTGCTCTGTTTTGATGGCGTATACATGGACTCTTCCGTGTATGTGAACGGACAGCTTGTTGGGGAGTGGAAGTATGGCTATTCTGCTTTTGAACATGAGATCACAAATGCACTGGTGGAAGGCGAGAATGAAATTTTGGTCAAAGTGGTGCATCAGAGCCCGAACAGCAGATGGTATTCCGGGGCTGGAATCTATCGCAACGTGTGGCTGAAGACAAGAGATCGCAACCATATTGTTACGGATGGAACGTATGTATCTATCAAGCAACAACCGGGTGGCTGGCAGGTGGAAGTGGATACGGAGCTGAACCTGGAACAGAATCAGCAGGCAGAGTTGGTGCATACGATCCGGTATGAAGGTCAGGTGGTGGCATCCAACCAAGCGAATGTTGCGGTTTCGGTGGGTGAGAACGCGGTTGTATCGACAGATAGCCAACAGATCATTGTGCAGAATCCAAACCTGTGGAGCCCAGATGCACCGCATCTGTATGAGCTGGTCACCGAACTGAAACTGATCTCGGAAGATCAGAGTGAAGAGATCATTGAGGCTGTATCCCAACGTATTGGATTCAAGGACGTTAAGCTGGATCCGAGCGAAGGTTTCTATCTGAACGGGGTCCACACGAAGATGAACGGTGTGTGTGAACACCATGATCTCGGGGCGTTGGGAGCGGCATTTAACCTGACGGCATTGCGTAGAAGATTCGTTTTGCTCAAAGAAATGGGCGTTAACGCCATCCGCACCGCGCATAATATGCCAGCCAAAGAGTTCATGGAACTTGCAGACGAGATGGGTATGCTCGTGGTATCTGAAGCCTTCGATATGTGGGAACGGGCCAAAACGCCATATGACTATGCGAGGTTCTTCCCGGAGTGGGCGCATACGGACGTGAAGAGCTGGGTGAAACGTGACCGTAACCATGTCAGTCTAATCATGTGGAGTATCGGGAATGAAATCTATGATACCCATGCGGATGAGCGCGGCCAGGAAGTGACTCGGATGCTGATGGATTATGTGCTGGAATTTGATCCAAAAGGCAATGCGGGCGTGACGATTGGTTCCAACTATATGCCATGGGAAAATGCACAGAAATGTGCGGATATCGTGAAGCTGGCAGGTTACAACTACGCTGAAAAATACTATGATCAGCATCATGCAGAACATCCGGACTGGATCATCTATGGCAGTGAGACCTCATCAGTGGTGCAAAGTCGTGGCATCTATCACTTCCCGTTCGAACAGCCGATTCTGGCTGATGATGATGAGCAGTGCTCGGCACTCGGGAACAGTACGACAAGCTGGGGCGCAAAGTCGGCTGAATATTGCATTCTGGCTGAGCGGGATCGTCCGTATTCATTGGGGCAGTTCCTGTGGACCGGATTCGACTATATTGGCGAACCGACACCGTATCATACGAAGAATTCGTATTTTGGACAGCTGGACACGGCAACGTTCCCGAAAGACGCTTATTATATCTACCAGGCGGCATGGACGGACTATAAGAAAAATCCGATGGTTCACCTGTTCCCTTATTGGGATTTCAACCCGGGTCAGATCATTGATGTACGCGTGTGCAGCAACGCACCGAAGATTGAACTGCAACTCAACGGTGAGACGATTGGCACCTACGATATTGATCACGCCCATGGAACACAGCTATCCGGCTGGTGGAAAGTCCCTTATGAAGAGGGTGAGCTGAAGGCGATCGCTTATGATGAGAACGGTGTTGTGATTGCAACCGATGTACAACGCTCTTTTACGGATGCGAAGAAGATTCGTCTGCAGGCGGATCGGGAGCAGCTACAGGCGAGCGGTAAAGATCTCATTTTCGTGGAAATTACGGTGAAAGACGAAGCGGGTAATCCGGTGCACAATGCCAACAACCGCGTCCAGGTTCAGGTGTCCGGTGCAGGGCGATTACTGGGTCTGGATAATGGAGACAGCACGGACTACGATCCATACAAAGGGCTCAGCAGAAGGTTGTTTAGCGGTAAACTGATGGCCATTATCGGAGCAACGAATGAAGCAGGAACGGTACAGATTGAAGTATCTTCGGAAGGATTGGAAGGTGCCACAGCTGAGTATAAAGTGCAGGTTGTGGATACAACGGATGTCGATGGTGATAAAAAAGAAATACATTCCGTCTTCATGGTTAATGAAGAACGTCCGGTGCTGACGGGCAGCGCTCAGGAGATTCCTTTGCGGAAAATCGAGATCATCAGCGAATCAGGACAGCTTCTCGATCCGTCCAACCCGGAGCTGGTCGTAACCGTCAAGCTGTATCCGGAGAACACGTCCTACCGGGACATCGAGTGGGCTGCTGTGAATGATGGGGGCATCGAATCCAATATTGCCAAGGTGGAAGTCCTTCCTGCGGGAACGGATGGCAATGGAGAGAATCAACATACGGTGAAAGTATCCGCGATTGGTGACGGGGCGTTCCGACTTCGCGCTACCAGTACAAATGGTACGGATAAAACAAAACTCATCTCCCAGCTGGAATTCAAGGCGGAGGGTCTCGGAACAGCATACAAAGATCCATACGGCTTCATCACGGGCGGATTGTATGATTACACCAAAGGTGAGGTTGGTAACGGGAATGAACGCGGTGTAGCAACAAGTCGGGACGGGGAGACCCATGTGGGCTTCCGCAATATCGACTTTGGACCCTATGGTTCCGATACGATCACCATTCCGATCTTTGCATTGTCGAGTGAAGAGTACTTTATTCAGATCTGGGAAGGCATGCCGGATGAAGAAGGCAGCACAATGATCGCTGATGTGGTATATGACAAGGAATCCAAATGGAATGTGTACCAGGAAGAGACATATAAGCTGTCCAAACGCCTGAGTGGGATTACGTCGATCTGTTTTGTGTTGAAGCAGAAGATTCATATTAAAGGGTTCTCTTTTGAGCCCCAGAGTCGCGCTTTTGAACAAAATGCGGCTGCATCCTGTGACCATCTTTATGGAGATACGTTCAAAATTGAGGGTGACCGTGTTGAAGGTATCGGGAACAACGTGTCGTTGGAGTTCGAAAACATGGACTTTACAGCAGAAGGCACGTCGAAGCTCGTCATTCATGGCCATTCACCAATAGATAAGAATACAATTCATATCCGCTTCGCAGGTGAGGATGGACAGAGTAACCAGCTGGTTGAGTTCACACAATCTGAAGGATATGAGGAGCGTGTATTTGAGCTTGGACGGGTGACAGGTGTGCAAAAGGTAATCTTTATCTTCTTGCCGGGAAGTCAGTTTGACTTTGACTGGTTCCGCTTCGAGAAATAA
- a CDS encoding DUF4362 domain-containing protein, giving the protein MRKSMLILSLALMLLTACEANDPTTDASGITQAFPEIIEPHNPEQAEQSGDVVVLHGDIRNEDKWDTFMKNVEKKQQDQVRVTMYTIEGGAIIQELIYDGSAIQSTYDNSRDAYGSKHGVKTDTCKGIRTMKSEQGRIFYVLTGCEKEENPFWMPKL; this is encoded by the coding sequence ATGAGAAAAAGTATGCTTATCCTATCGTTAGCTTTAATGCTGTTAACTGCTTGTGAAGCAAATGATCCAACAACGGATGCTTCCGGAATTACGCAAGCTTTTCCAGAAATTATCGAGCCCCATAATCCAGAGCAAGCGGAGCAAAGCGGGGATGTGGTTGTGCTTCATGGAGACATACGGAACGAAGATAAGTGGGACACATTTATGAAAAATGTGGAGAAAAAACAGCAGGATCAGGTTCGTGTAACGATGTATACCATTGAAGGTGGGGCTATTATCCAGGAATTGATATACGATGGCTCAGCTATTCAATCGACTTACGATAACTCAAGGGATGCTTATGGCTCCAAACACGGAGTGAAGACCGACACCTGCAAAGGGATCAGGACGATGAAGAGTGAGCAGGGACGTATTTTTTACGTCTTAACTGGTTGTGAGAAGGAAGAGAACCCCTTTTGGATGCCTAAGCTTTAA
- a CDS encoding DUF4183 domain-containing protein: protein MKRPLRSQKMARDKKVIALPRGGGSNPVCCEPGPPLTPLRQHELKTVILPGTQGVAGAQGTAGSHGEPGQPGIPGAQGPAGPQGGLGQPGVPGAQGPAGPQGEPGQPGLPGGQGPAGPQGEPGQPGVPGVQGPAGPQGEPGQPGVPGVQGPAGPQGEPGQPGVPGVQGPAGPQGEPGQPGIPGVQGPTGPPGEQGPPGTIPGIEIIPTANRYFYFPDTDLDLSVSVIIPATAFTNDDGDSITQFGGIGLNSFNNLYINGIVQPGNSYSVSANRLSFSSQNGVIFAGTPITIEIIIITTNIING, encoded by the coding sequence ATGAAGCGTCCATTAAGATCACAGAAGATGGCCCGTGACAAAAAAGTCATTGCATTACCGAGAGGGGGAGGCAGCAATCCTGTATGTTGTGAGCCTGGCCCACCGCTCACTCCATTGAGACAACATGAATTGAAGACTGTGATTCTCCCTGGAACGCAAGGTGTTGCAGGTGCTCAAGGCACAGCGGGATCTCACGGCGAGCCGGGTCAACCGGGTATTCCCGGAGCGCAGGGTCCAGCAGGCCCTCAAGGTGGACTGGGTCAACCGGGAGTTCCCGGAGCACAGGGTCCAGCAGGCCCTCAAGGCGAGCCGGGTCAACCGGGGCTCCCCGGAGGACAGGGTCCCGCAGGCCCTCAAGGCGAGCCGGGTCAACCGGGAGTTCCCGGAGTGCAGGGTCCCGCAGGCCCTCAAGGCGAGCCGGGTCAACCGGGAGTTCCCGGAGTGCAGGGTCCCGCAGGCCCTCAAGGTGAGCCGGGTCAACCGGGAGTTCCCGGAGTGCAGGGTCCCGCAGGCCCTCAAGGTGAGCCGGGTCAACCTGGTATTCCCGGAGTGCAAGGGCCAACGGGTCCCCCAGGTGAGCAAGGTCCGCCGGGCACCATACCCGGAATTGAAATCATTCCTACGGCAAACCGCTACTTCTATTTTCCGGATACCGATCTGGATTTGTCGGTCTCAGTTATAATTCCTGCCACAGCATTTACTAATGACGATGGTGACAGCATAACCCAATTTGGCGGGATTGGACTTAACAGCTTTAACAATCTTTATATCAACGGAATCGTTCAACCAGGAAACTCATACAGTGTAAGTGCGAATAGGTTGTCTTTTTCGTCCCAAAACGGTGTGATCTTTGCAGGGACACCTATTACTATCGAGATAATTATAATAACAACCAATATCATAAATGGTTAA
- a CDS encoding DUF4183 domain-containing protein, producing the protein MPLVTPFQNSLRFAATIGDGTGTGATFAIAATAFTNDAGVAATAFPGTFNYYNLYINGLMQTADTSSATTTTITIPGGDALNAGTPIVVQFVVS; encoded by the coding sequence ATGCCACTTGTGACACCCTTTCAGAACAGTTTGAGATTTGCTGCAACCATTGGTGATGGAACCGGGACTGGAGCAACGTTTGCGATTGCTGCGACAGCTTTTACAAATGACGCGGGTGTAGCTGCAACGGCATTTCCAGGCACGTTCAACTATTACAATCTTTATATTAATGGCCTTATGCAAACAGCAGATACATCCTCGGCTACCACGACTACAATTACAATTCCCGGTGGAGATGCATTAAATGCAGGGACTCCAATTGTCGTACAATTTGTAGTGTCTTAA
- a CDS encoding WXG100 family type VII secretion target → MQRIQVHPDVLDEKARLVQQKKQELERMVWELEKSIYMLQSDWSGVTGERFFWDFMQAKEVFPTTLGLLDKIQNEFTFIAKNFRTTDGSGEVALYIPEELKRNFAVGLLDKSIGETITGMGQTAEAFFSNPFSTIGSVAYAMTVGKAVDVGRGIQFAWDAAWGTGTARSDIEQFVEDQKKQIDENGAGYYGGAMTGQALAYVLFGKAFRSMDDKHTDLGGSGGGKKEHGENGSHNKEFTFITDPGEMKKYITPPKDGFQAYLERNYIEIRTKGIEDVPIVAKNTGLTEEQVTNMKRHLFLSTYNLSIEGKPYKENYFQADGDIAYAWKKAQNGDLNEAEKDWFKTLANHELREKELMSEGMPLRDRSTWSAELETFKIDTEKNAHDKAAVTAPNPPPFPGYDPSKDFGKYYDDKIDY, encoded by the coding sequence ATGCAACGTATTCAGGTACATCCCGATGTGTTGGACGAGAAGGCTCGATTGGTCCAGCAGAAGAAACAGGAACTGGAGCGAATGGTCTGGGAACTGGAGAAATCCATCTATATGTTGCAATCCGATTGGTCGGGTGTGACCGGAGAGCGTTTCTTCTGGGATTTTATGCAGGCAAAAGAAGTGTTCCCAACTACACTCGGACTGTTGGACAAGATCCAGAATGAGTTTACGTTTATCGCAAAGAACTTCAGAACAACGGACGGCTCGGGCGAGGTGGCGTTGTACATCCCAGAAGAGCTGAAGCGCAATTTCGCTGTAGGGCTACTTGATAAATCCATAGGAGAAACAATAACGGGAATGGGGCAGACAGCAGAAGCTTTCTTCTCTAACCCGTTTAGTACAATAGGCAGTGTGGCATATGCCATGACCGTCGGTAAAGCTGTAGACGTTGGGCGTGGTATTCAATTTGCATGGGATGCTGCCTGGGGCACGGGAACGGCGAGGTCGGATATAGAGCAATTCGTAGAAGACCAGAAGAAGCAAATTGATGAGAATGGAGCAGGATATTACGGTGGAGCGATGACAGGTCAGGCTCTGGCGTATGTATTGTTTGGGAAAGCTTTTCGTTCGATGGATGACAAGCATACCGATCTGGGTGGGTCGGGGGGAGGTAAGAAGGAGCACGGGGAGAATGGCTCACATAATAAAGAATTTACGTTTATTACAGACCCCGGAGAAATGAAGAAATATATTACGCCTCCTAAAGATGGATTTCAGGCGTATCTTGAAAGAAATTATATTGAAATTAGAACAAAAGGAATTGAAGATGTACCTATTGTTGCTAAAAATACAGGACTGACAGAAGAACAAGTTACTAACATGAAAAGACATCTATTCTTGAGCACTTATAATTTGTCCATAGAAGGTAAACCGTATAAAGAAAACTACTTTCAAGCCGACGGGGATATAGCATATGCTTGGAAGAAAGCTCAAAACGGTGATCTTAATGAAGCTGAGAAGGATTGGTTTAAAACATTAGCGAATCATGAATTAAGAGAAAAAGAGTTAATGAGTGAAGGAATGCCCCTGAGGGATCGGTCGACTTGGAGCGCGGAATTAGAGACATTTAAAATAGATACAGAGAAAAATGCTCATGATAAAGCTGCTGTAACAGCTCCCAATCCCCCGCCTTTTCCAGGTTACGATCCTAGTAAGGATTTTGGTAAGTACTACGATGATAAGATTGATTACTAA